From Rudanella lutea DSM 19387, a single genomic window includes:
- a CDS encoding Uma2 family endonuclease, producing the protein METPVFDLIEEFHSEDIMSYNHSKIMHRLSVALDRYDTDYDILPELELELSTGKCKPDVSVFPKRAEDWENDIIFYTQPPIIAIEIQSPKQATTDITTKVNTVYFPAGVQSVWIIVPPLQMVQVRTPDGQKKTYTDGVVHDPATGIEVPFSQLFR; encoded by the coding sequence ATGGAAACGCCCGTGTTTGATCTGATCGAAGAGTTTCACTCAGAAGATATCATGTCCTACAATCATTCTAAAATCATGCACCGGTTAAGCGTAGCTCTCGACCGCTATGATACTGACTATGATATTCTGCCTGAGCTTGAACTCGAATTATCCACGGGTAAGTGTAAGCCGGATGTGAGCGTGTTCCCCAAACGAGCCGAGGATTGGGAAAACGACATCATTTTCTACACCCAACCGCCGATCATCGCCATCGAAATTCAGTCGCCGAAGCAAGCTACTACCGATATAACCACCAAGGTCAATACGGTTTATTTTCCGGCGGGTGTGCAGTCGGTTTGGATTATTGTACCCCCGCTCCAGATGGTTCAGGTTAGAACACCCGACGGGCAGAAAAAAACGTACACCGACGGGGTGGTGCACGACCCAGCCACTGGCATCGAAGTGCCTTTCAGTCAGCTCTTTCGGTAA